The Stratiformator vulcanicus genome has a segment encoding these proteins:
- a CDS encoding cytochrome c translates to MCSRRRALPFALSLTFVVGGLSGCGDGSGDQFTPSEGFLSLPEILRDGPPEGAASTTTESRNLTDPSRTVTGLGPHLNRRFGTLKDPRIWKDLPLDFHTLEQSESAVSDHAAATDNLSKAGVLFRKNCAQCHGSSGAGDGPSAKYFSPRPRDYRPGIFKFTSTGSAGRPSRSDLEATIRRGIPGTNMPSFDRLADSDIRLLVEYVRWLSMRGELELALVREVEFDFGDEIWKARIADGESEADLNQEAIDFLQHDLPFVAANAEQNLIERWSTDDVDSSAVSSEHDPPPDTPQSRRRGELLFLSQRGKCVSCHGKAGRGDGPLTASFHVDPRTGEEYPQRGLHDVWGDVIVPRDLTGGAFGGGDRPVDLYRRIAFGINGTPMPAYQPTLDEQEIWDLVHYVRSLSGTPIPVSPSEDNNSDKGEGT, encoded by the coding sequence ATGTGCTCAAGACGACGGGCACTCCCGTTCGCTCTATCACTCACGTTCGTAGTCGGCGGCCTCAGCGGATGCGGCGACGGCAGCGGCGATCAATTTACGCCGAGCGAAGGGTTTCTGAGTCTCCCTGAGATTCTTCGCGACGGCCCGCCTGAGGGAGCGGCCTCAACAACGACAGAATCAAGGAATCTCACCGACCCAAGCCGGACGGTGACCGGACTCGGTCCGCACCTGAATCGGCGATTCGGGACGCTGAAAGATCCCAGAATCTGGAAAGATCTCCCGCTCGACTTCCATACGTTAGAGCAATCGGAATCGGCAGTGTCCGATCACGCGGCTGCGACGGACAATCTGAGCAAGGCAGGAGTCTTGTTTCGCAAGAATTGCGCTCAGTGCCACGGTTCTTCAGGTGCCGGAGACGGGCCGTCCGCGAAGTATTTTTCGCCCCGCCCCCGAGATTATCGGCCCGGCATCTTCAAGTTCACGTCGACCGGCTCGGCAGGTCGACCGAGCCGATCCGATTTGGAAGCGACCATTCGGCGGGGAATTCCCGGGACGAACATGCCTTCGTTCGATCGGCTCGCCGATTCCGATATTCGCCTGCTGGTTGAGTATGTTCGTTGGCTCTCGATGCGGGGCGAACTTGAACTCGCGTTGGTCCGCGAGGTCGAATTCGATTTCGGAGACGAGATATGGAAGGCCCGAATCGCTGATGGTGAGTCGGAAGCCGATCTCAATCAGGAAGCGATCGATTTTTTGCAGCACGATCTTCCATTCGTAGCCGCGAATGCCGAACAAAATTTGATCGAGCGCTGGAGCACCGACGACGTTGACTCGTCAGCCGTAAGCTCCGAACACGATCCGCCGCCTGATACGCCGCAGTCGCGGCGCCGCGGAGAGCTCTTATTTCTGTCCCAACGCGGCAAGTGTGTCTCCTGTCATGGGAAAGCGGGGCGAGGCGACGGGCCACTGACGGCTTCATTTCACGTCGACCCGCGAACCGGCGAAGAGTACCCGCAGCGCGGTCTGCACGACGTCTGGGGCGACGTGATCGTGCCGCGTGACCTGACCGGGGGGGCATTCGGCGGCGGCGACCGTCCCGTTGATCTTTATCGGCGTATCGCTTTCGGAATCAACGGCACACCGATGCCGGCCTATCAACCGACGCTCGACGAGCAGGAGATTTGGGATCTCGTCCACTACGTCAGGTCCTTGTCCGGAACGCCGATACCAGTGTCGCCGTCTGAGGATAACAATTCCGATAAGGGGGAGGGGACATGA
- a CDS encoding peroxiredoxin, giving the protein MSASATAVEFARVGHPAPDFELQAYDRTKDGDADAEFTDIKLSDFKGKWVCLFFYPLDFTFVCPTEIVSFNNNLDEFEDRECAVLTASTDSVFSHKGWCESHPELKDLKYPMLADTGHTLSKSFGVLDETQGIAYRGIFLIDPQGIVRWMAIHDLGVGRNVDEVLRVLDALQTDKLCPCNWKKGEDTLN; this is encoded by the coding sequence GTGAGCGCGTCTGCCACAGCCGTTGAATTTGCACGAGTAGGCCATCCCGCCCCCGACTTTGAACTGCAAGCATACGATCGCACCAAAGACGGCGATGCCGATGCCGAGTTCACGGACATCAAACTGTCGGACTTCAAGGGCAAGTGGGTCTGCCTGTTCTTCTATCCGCTCGACTTCACCTTCGTTTGCCCGACCGAAATCGTCTCGTTCAACAACAATCTGGACGAATTCGAAGATCGGGAGTGTGCGGTGCTCACGGCCAGCACCGACAGCGTGTTCTCGCATAAGGGCTGGTGCGAGTCGCACCCTGAGCTCAAAGACCTGAAGTACCCGATGCTCGCCGACACGGGACATACCCTGTCGAAGTCGTTCGGTGTGCTCGATGAAACTCAGGGCATCGCCTATCGGGGAATCTTTTTGATCGATCCGCAAGGCATCGTTCGCTGGATGGCCATTCACGATCTGGGGGTCGGTCGAAACGTCGACGAAGTCCTGCGTGTGCTCGACGCGTTGCAGACAGACAAACTGTGCCCCTGCAACTGGAAAAAGGGCGAAGATACGCTCAACTAG
- the asnS gene encoding asparagine--tRNA ligase, with protein MTALPRINHLLTSGKPGESVRIRGWVRTRRDSKQGFSFVEVNDGSCMGNIQVVVPGEVPGYAETIKSVTTGASIEVEGELKESPGKGQRVEVEASSLRVIGSADPEKYPLQKKRHSFEYLREIAHLRPRSNTFGAVARVRNRISYAVHEFFQSRGFLYINTPVITTSDCEGAGEMFQVTTLDLAKLAQLQTTLDFSQDFFGKPASLTVSGQLEAEIYATSLGDCYTFGPTFRAENSNTARHLAEFWMIEPEMPFYELPENMSLAEEFIKSVCRAVLDDCQEDMDFFNKRIDDTVLATLDNILAHEFIRLPYTEAIDILEKSGQEFEYPIEWGRDLQSEHERYLTEQHFKQPVILHDYPRTIKPFYMRCNEDGKTVRAMDVLVPRVGEIIGGSQREERLDVLTDRMQEQDLDPAEYWWYCELREYGTVPHSGFGLGLERLVQLVTGMQNIRDVIPFPRTPGHAEF; from the coding sequence ATGACCGCCCTTCCGCGCATCAATCACTTACTCACCTCCGGGAAACCGGGAGAGTCCGTTCGCATCCGCGGCTGGGTCCGCACGCGCCGCGACTCGAAGCAGGGCTTCTCGTTCGTCGAGGTCAACGACGGAAGTTGCATGGGCAACATCCAGGTCGTCGTACCGGGCGAGGTGCCGGGCTACGCGGAGACAATCAAGTCGGTCACCACCGGAGCGAGCATCGAAGTTGAAGGCGAGTTGAAGGAGTCACCCGGCAAGGGGCAGCGGGTTGAGGTCGAAGCGTCATCGCTCCGCGTGATCGGTTCAGCCGACCCGGAGAAATATCCGCTCCAAAAGAAGCGGCACAGCTTCGAATACCTGCGCGAGATCGCTCACCTGCGGCCGCGATCGAATACCTTCGGAGCGGTCGCCCGCGTGCGAAACCGCATCAGCTACGCTGTCCACGAGTTCTTTCAGTCACGCGGATTTCTCTACATCAATACCCCCGTCATCACGACCAGCGACTGCGAGGGCGCCGGCGAAATGTTTCAGGTCACCACCCTCGACCTCGCCAAGCTCGCACAGCTTCAGACGACGCTCGACTTCTCGCAGGACTTTTTCGGCAAGCCGGCTTCGCTGACAGTGAGCGGGCAATTGGAGGCCGAAATCTACGCGACGTCACTCGGTGACTGCTACACCTTCGGTCCGACGTTCCGCGCCGAGAACTCGAATACCGCTCGGCATCTGGCCGAGTTCTGGATGATCGAACCGGAGATGCCCTTCTACGAACTGCCGGAGAATATGTCGCTCGCCGAGGAGTTCATCAAATCGGTCTGTCGGGCCGTGCTCGACGACTGTCAGGAAGATATGGATTTCTTCAATAAGCGGATCGACGACACGGTTCTCGCGACGCTCGACAACATCCTCGCTCACGAATTCATCCGGCTGCCCTACACGGAGGCGATCGACATCCTTGAGAAGTCGGGCCAAGAGTTCGAGTACCCGATCGAGTGGGGCCGTGACCTACAGTCGGAGCATGAGCGCTATCTGACCGAGCAGCACTTCAAGCAGCCGGTGATCCTGCACGACTACCCGCGAACCATCAAACCGTTCTACATGCGGTGCAACGAAGACGGCAAAACGGTCCGGGCGATGGATGTGCTCGTCCCCCGCGTGGGCGAGATCATCGGCGGCAGCCAACGCGAAGAGCGGCTCGATGTCCTCACCGATCGCATGCAAGAACAGGACCTCGACCCCGCCGAGTACTGGTGGTACTGCGAACTCCGCGAATACGGCACCGTCCCCCACAGCGGCTTCGGCTTAGGCTTGGAACGTCTTGTCCAGTTAGTGACCGGGATGCAAAATATCCGCGACGTGATTCCGTTTCCTAGAACGCCGGGACATGCGGAGTTTTGA
- a CDS encoding YncE family protein produces the protein MNLRLTAAWLLTALFMFAASMPLYAQDQEGEKEGETTAEEVVEETKEAAENAAEETKKAVEDAAESVEETAKEAAEKTKEAAKEVKEKVEEAAEEVTGEGEEKEGEKEPEGPEPTVLVTNLETPTGVAVHEATGHVFVASRYGIYRYDPKGHAVSLEIAGYPKDVYGKGPKYDIGPLGLDFMGADMLVVGDGSRPDNEEVVRIYQVKNEPAENPMDEAKDAKFTLGPLKPDAEVGKGEGNFYDVAVGENSIFVSANGDDTKGWVLEIPIEDGKPTELKPGIATKELVGVDAPVPVELSKDGKTLYVGQMGEINLPGDALLLAFDAESKELKKKYELGLSDPAGLAISPKTDKMYVTDFAWAEPDNAGLFEVMIDGDEVTTKKVLSLDKPAGIAFDKDGRLFVCVVGTADESKKASDGKPLSPGTLIVIDAGL, from the coding sequence ATGAACCTTCGATTGACTGCGGCTTGGCTATTGACGGCACTCTTCATGTTTGCGGCATCGATGCCGCTCTATGCCCAGGATCAAGAGGGCGAGAAGGAAGGCGAAACGACCGCCGAAGAAGTCGTCGAAGAGACCAAAGAGGCTGCTGAAAATGCGGCTGAAGAGACCAAGAAAGCTGTCGAAGATGCCGCGGAGTCGGTCGAAGAGACCGCCAAAGAAGCGGCTGAAAAAACCAAGGAAGCCGCAAAAGAAGTCAAAGAAAAAGTTGAGGAAGCGGCTGAGGAAGTGACCGGAGAGGGCGAAGAGAAAGAAGGCGAGAAGGAGCCGGAAGGCCCTGAGCCGACGGTCCTTGTCACGAATCTTGAAACGCCGACAGGCGTTGCCGTGCATGAAGCGACCGGCCACGTGTTTGTCGCCAGCCGCTACGGCATTTACCGCTACGATCCGAAAGGACACGCCGTTTCGCTTGAGATCGCCGGCTACCCCAAAGATGTCTACGGCAAGGGTCCGAAGTATGACATCGGCCCGCTCGGACTCGACTTCATGGGAGCCGACATGCTCGTGGTCGGCGACGGAAGCCGACCCGACAACGAAGAGGTCGTCCGCATTTATCAGGTGAAGAACGAGCCGGCCGAAAATCCGATGGACGAGGCCAAAGACGCCAAGTTCACCCTTGGTCCACTCAAGCCGGATGCCGAAGTCGGCAAAGGCGAGGGTAACTTCTACGACGTGGCCGTCGGCGAAAATTCGATTTTCGTCAGTGCCAATGGCGACGACACCAAGGGCTGGGTACTCGAAATTCCCATTGAAGATGGCAAGCCGACCGAACTGAAGCCGGGAATTGCCACGAAAGAATTGGTCGGCGTCGATGCTCCCGTGCCGGTTGAGCTCAGCAAAGACGGCAAGACGCTCTACGTCGGGCAGATGGGAGAGATCAATCTCCCGGGCGATGCCCTGCTGCTCGCTTTTGACGCCGAATCAAAAGAACTGAAAAAGAAGTATGAACTCGGACTGAGCGACCCGGCCGGTCTCGCGATCAGCCCGAAGACCGACAAGATGTACGTCACCGATTTCGCTTGGGCCGAGCCTGACAACGCCGGCTTGTTCGAAGTCATGATTGACGGCGATGAAGTGACGACAAAGAAGGTCCTCAGCCTCGATAAACCGGCGGGGATTGCGTTCGACAAGGACGGGCGTTTGTTCGTCTGTGTCGTCGGCACCGCGGACGAGAGCAAAAAGGCCAGCGACGGCAAACCGCTCTCACCCGGAACGCTGATCGTGATTGATGCCGGACTGTAA
- a CDS encoding CBASS cGAMP-activated phospholipase: protein MPFRILSLDGGGIRGAFGAAFLAEIEERCECPLAEYFDLIAGTSTGSIIALAIASGLKASEVVTLYEEHGHDIFHPRPRFVPQNWTKMVYPLVRFIFQRRTGSDIDDFFRSLYCPQALEYAFESTFGDLRMQDLRDSRVIVPSVNLSRGKVHVFRTPHLPGVGDAADLRLVDILLAATAAPTYFPHKMMPDGDAYCDGGVWANNPAVIAVAEAVKIRDYYRCPEDTAPVDLSDVHVLSIGTGDLRYELTPPGSDAGSLFWARHIADVMGTSQVQGSQLPLDFILGNRYVTINFPLEDPSWTLDAVDQIDNFLQLGREKANRLSEFVCDQFLDRPTDRFVPCSEAEHRTAPVSAASRQ from the coding sequence ATGCCATTTCGCATCCTTTCCCTTGATGGCGGCGGCATCCGTGGCGCCTTTGGGGCCGCATTTCTCGCTGAGATCGAAGAACGGTGCGAATGCCCGCTGGCCGAGTATTTTGATCTGATCGCCGGCACTTCGACGGGATCGATTATCGCGCTGGCGATCGCATCAGGGCTGAAAGCCTCGGAGGTCGTCACGCTTTATGAAGAGCACGGCCATGACATCTTTCATCCGCGGCCGCGATTCGTCCCCCAAAATTGGACGAAGATGGTTTACCCGCTCGTCCGTTTCATCTTTCAGCGGCGCACCGGTTCCGACATCGACGACTTCTTCCGCTCGCTGTATTGCCCGCAGGCTCTTGAATACGCCTTTGAGTCGACCTTCGGGGACCTGCGGATGCAGGATCTCCGTGATTCGCGGGTGATTGTACCATCGGTCAACCTGAGCCGCGGCAAGGTCCATGTATTCCGCACCCCGCACCTTCCCGGCGTGGGTGACGCGGCTGACCTCAGATTGGTCGACATCCTACTCGCGGCCACGGCGGCACCGACTTATTTCCCGCACAAGATGATGCCCGACGGCGACGCCTACTGCGACGGCGGCGTGTGGGCGAACAATCCAGCCGTCATCGCCGTCGCCGAAGCCGTGAAAATTCGCGACTACTACCGCTGCCCCGAAGATACCGCGCCGGTCGACTTGTCCGATGTCCATGTCCTGTCGATTGGCACCGGAGATCTGCGGTACGAACTAACGCCGCCCGGCAGCGACGCCGGCTCGCTGTTCTGGGCGCGACACATCGCCGATGTGATGGGCACCTCGCAGGTGCAAGGTTCGCAGCTCCCGCTCGATTTCATCCTTGGAAATCGGTACGTGACGATCAATTTCCCGCTTGAAGACCCATCGTGGACGCTCGACGCCGTCGATCAGATCGACAATTTTCTCCAACTGGGGCGGGAAAAGGCGAACCGACTGTCCGAGTTTGTCTGCGACCAGTTTCTTGACCGACCGACAGATCGATTCGTTCCCTGTTCAGAGGCGGAACATCGAACCGCGCCGGTCTCGGCGGCGTCTCGTCAATAA
- a CDS encoding cytochrome-c peroxidase, whose amino-acid sequence MRPILFALFTLTCCGICSAADDVHSFLQVPGGLDEVPIPKGTKMTGELVSLGKQLYFDKRLSKDKSISCASCHDPKHGWADPNPVSSGVGGQKGGRNAPTVINTAFNRFQFWDGRAKSLEEQALGPIQNPIEMGMAMGGNDGVIERLNSVDGYRRQFEEVFGGEVTEGRIAVAIAAFERTILSGNAPYDKFEDGDKEALSPAAKRGMELFFGKANCSACHAGANFTDNAFHNIGIGMDKPDFDKGRVVVSGLGGDTGSFKTPTLREIKRTGPYMHDGSIKTLREVVEHYDKGGIKNEYLDEELFELNLTENEKSDLVIFLEEGLSSESYPDISAPDLPE is encoded by the coding sequence ATGCGACCGATCCTGTTCGCACTCTTCACACTGACTTGCTGCGGCATCTGTTCCGCAGCCGATGACGTGCACTCGTTTCTGCAGGTTCCGGGAGGGCTCGACGAAGTGCCGATTCCCAAGGGAACGAAGATGACCGGCGAACTGGTCAGCCTCGGCAAGCAGCTCTACTTCGACAAACGGCTGTCGAAGGATAAGTCGATCTCGTGCGCCAGTTGCCACGATCCGAAACATGGTTGGGCCGATCCGAATCCCGTTTCGTCAGGCGTCGGCGGGCAAAAAGGTGGTCGCAATGCACCGACCGTCATCAACACGGCATTCAACCGCTTCCAATTCTGGGACGGCCGAGCCAAATCGCTCGAAGAACAGGCGCTCGGGCCGATTCAGAACCCCATCGAAATGGGTATGGCCATGGGAGGCAATGACGGTGTCATCGAACGGCTCAATTCCGTTGACGGGTACCGCCGGCAATTCGAAGAGGTCTTCGGTGGTGAAGTGACCGAAGGGCGAATTGCCGTCGCCATCGCAGCATTCGAACGGACGATCCTGTCGGGCAACGCCCCGTACGACAAATTCGAGGATGGCGACAAAGAGGCCCTCTCGCCCGCGGCGAAGCGTGGGATGGAGTTGTTCTTCGGGAAGGCGAATTGCTCGGCCTGTCATGCCGGGGCGAACTTCACCGACAACGCGTTTCACAACATCGGAATCGGGATGGACAAACCCGACTTCGACAAAGGCCGCGTCGTGGTCAGCGGGCTCGGTGGCGACACCGGGTCGTTCAAAACGCCGACGCTTCGAGAAATCAAACGGACCGGCCCGTACATGCACGACGGCAGCATCAAGACGCTTCGGGAAGTCGTCGAACATTACGACAAGGGCGGTATCAAGAACGAGTATCTCGACGAGGAGTTGTTCGAACTCAACCTGACGGAGAACGAGAAGAGCGACCTCGTGATTTTCTTGGAAGAAGGACTCAGCAGCGAATCCTATCCGGATATCAGCGCACCTGACCTACCGGAGTAG
- a CDS encoding DEAD/DEAH box helicase, producing the protein MTVQRLAAEPLKGTYGSEATTVSEGNTLKNFADSQLIAPVLKALVQEGYEVPTAIQAETIPAAMAGRDVLGCAQTGTGKTAAFALPLLHRLGTKPGKAKPNQPRVLVLAPTRELAIQIGDSFSTYGRQMHLRQALVYGGVGQQKQVQALRRGVHILVATPGRLLDLMNQGHISLDQLEAFVVDEADRMLDMGFLPSLKKIIATLPVERQSLFFSATMPPKIVELTEQLLNDPLQITIEPEQADTERIAQRVLFVEQSDKTKVLEGLLTADDVGQAVVFTRTKRRANDLAARLSHHGLAADAIHGNKSQNARQRTLDAFRRGKFRVLVATDLAARGIDVDGITHVINFELPDEAENYLHRIGRTGRAGATGWALTLCSGGERGDLKAIERLLGNAIPVDPEHPARGFSGGGGSGEKPRRNRRRDSGPGKRPKGGPRSKSKSSGGTPSSGSSHSGSSSSGSSSSHSGGPKSSGKSDGKVQRRRRNRSRTDRNAATNMQSS; encoded by the coding sequence ATGACCGTCCAACGCTTGGCAGCCGAACCCCTGAAGGGAACTTACGGCTCCGAAGCGACCACCGTTTCTGAAGGAAATACGTTGAAGAATTTTGCAGACTCTCAGTTAATCGCTCCGGTACTTAAAGCACTCGTTCAAGAGGGCTACGAAGTACCGACCGCCATTCAGGCCGAAACGATCCCCGCGGCGATGGCCGGCCGTGACGTTCTCGGCTGTGCGCAAACAGGCACCGGCAAGACCGCCGCGTTCGCGTTACCCCTGCTGCACCGGCTCGGCACCAAGCCCGGCAAGGCAAAGCCGAACCAGCCACGGGTGCTTGTGCTGGCACCAACCCGTGAACTCGCCATCCAAATTGGCGACAGCTTCTCCACGTATGGTCGGCAAATGCATCTGCGGCAGGCCCTCGTCTACGGCGGTGTCGGCCAGCAAAAGCAGGTGCAGGCGCTCCGTCGCGGTGTCCACATTCTCGTCGCAACGCCGGGACGGTTGCTCGACCTGATGAATCAGGGACACATTTCGCTTGATCAATTGGAAGCGTTCGTTGTCGATGAAGCCGACCGGATGCTCGACATGGGCTTCCTGCCGAGCCTCAAGAAAATCATCGCCACGCTGCCCGTTGAACGGCAGTCGCTGTTTTTCTCCGCCACGATGCCGCCGAAGATCGTCGAACTGACCGAGCAACTGCTCAATGATCCGCTTCAGATCACGATCGAGCCCGAACAGGCCGATACCGAGCGGATTGCCCAGCGCGTGTTGTTCGTCGAGCAGAGCGATAAGACCAAAGTGCTCGAAGGGCTGCTGACCGCCGACGATGTCGGCCAAGCGGTCGTGTTTACGCGGACGAAACGCCGCGCGAACGACCTTGCCGCCCGGCTCAGTCACCACGGCCTTGCCGCCGACGCGATTCACGGCAACAAGTCTCAAAACGCCCGGCAGCGGACGCTCGACGCGTTCCGACGCGGCAAATTTCGAGTACTCGTCGCGACCGATCTTGCCGCTCGCGGAATTGACGTCGACGGCATCACCCACGTCATCAATTTCGAACTGCCCGATGAAGCGGAGAACTATTTGCACCGCATCGGCCGGACCGGACGGGCCGGAGCCACCGGCTGGGCGCTGACCTTGTGCAGCGGCGGCGAGCGCGGAGACCTCAAAGCGATTGAGCGGCTACTCGGTAATGCGATCCCGGTCGATCCGGAGCACCCGGCCCGCGGCTTTTCCGGTGGTGGCGGCTCCGGCGAGAAGCCACGTCGCAATCGCCGACGAGACTCGGGTCCCGGCAAACGACCCAAAGGGGGACCTCGTTCAAAGTCGAAGTCGTCGGGTGGTACGCCCTCATCCGGTTCATCGCACTCAGGCTCGTCGAGTTCGGGCTCGTCAAGTTCGCACTCAGGCGGCCCGAAGTCGTCCGGCAAGTCTGATGGCAAGGTTCAACGTCGTCGCCGGAATCGAAGCCGGACCGATCGAAACGCCGCAACGAACATGCAAAGCAGCTGA
- a CDS encoding carboxymuconolactone decarboxylase family protein, which produces MKRIAPLRESEATDKTATTYGRIKEMLDADEVPPVFLVMGRVPAFLQDFYMNFKKFVVKEGKLDPPTKTAIALAVALKEECSPLVDFLTDMGSSRGLDEKHIGDIGAIVASNAMYNSFFKFRDIAGSDVFEGMPVSLRAHAFQNTSFDDQTVELLSVAVSNLNACKPCVAGHVKKARTLGVQDEAILEAVQIASLIVAGAQFLNAADC; this is translated from the coding sequence ATGAAACGGATTGCGCCACTGCGGGAAAGCGAAGCGACCGATAAAACCGCAACGACTTACGGCCGCATCAAAGAGATGCTGGACGCCGACGAGGTCCCGCCAGTCTTTCTGGTCATGGGCCGTGTGCCGGCGTTCCTGCAGGACTTCTACATGAACTTCAAGAAGTTCGTGGTGAAAGAAGGCAAGCTCGACCCGCCTACGAAAACGGCGATCGCGCTCGCGGTCGCCCTCAAGGAAGAATGTTCTCCCCTCGTCGATTTTCTGACCGACATGGGTTCATCGCGCGGTCTCGACGAAAAGCACATCGGCGACATCGGAGCCATTGTGGCGTCGAACGCCATGTACAACTCGTTCTTCAAATTTCGTGATATCGCCGGGAGTGACGTGTTCGAAGGCATGCCGGTGAGTTTGCGGGCGCACGCGTTTCAAAATACTTCGTTCGACGATCAGACGGTGGAACTGCTCAGCGTCGCCGTCAGTAATCTCAACGCCTGCAAGCCCTGTGTCGCCGGGCACGTCAAGAAGGCGAGAACTCTCGGCGTCCAGGACGAAGCCATCCTTGAAGCCGTGCAAATCGCCTCCCTGATTGTCGCTGGTGCCCAATTCTTGAACGCGGCAGACTGCTGA
- a CDS encoding putative signal transducing protein, giving the protein MYRIFSAPEAATVYIAKQALENHGIESIVQNDGLQQAAGDLAPINAWAELWILDESRLTEASAVLRDAFENRGEDENSLGAWQCESCGEKLPPSFDVCWKCGDNRPEPITGTIS; this is encoded by the coding sequence ATGTACCGAATTTTCTCGGCCCCCGAGGCGGCAACTGTCTACATCGCCAAGCAAGCGCTGGAGAATCATGGGATCGAGTCAATCGTCCAGAACGATGGCCTCCAGCAAGCGGCCGGCGATCTTGCGCCAATCAATGCGTGGGCGGAGCTCTGGATTCTCGACGAAAGTCGACTCACTGAAGCGTCGGCGGTGCTAAGGGATGCCTTCGAGAACCGTGGCGAGGATGAAAACAGTCTCGGCGCCTGGCAATGCGAATCGTGCGGCGAGAAACTGCCACCGAGTTTTGACGTCTGCTGGAAGTGCGGCGACAACCGGCCGGAGCCGATCACGGGCACGATCAGTTGA
- a CDS encoding cation:proton antiporter, with protein sequence MHFDELIHDLLVIVTAGFLAGSVCRRLNISMLIGYLIAGAVIGHGGLGFVAEEGDELAHIAEAGALLLLFAVGIEFSLEELKRLSRFFLIGGPTQMIAVAAPLILVGRFYGLPWNAAILAGSAGALSSTVLVFKALTELGQTPTPHGRRAIGVLLFQDVALVPLMLLIPLLTGGDDGPSADQYGRLLAESVIFVAAIAVLRWLFASFMVPWLIRMRSVELVVLFTLTLLGGICVGSEWIGIPAAVGALAAGLVMSGNRLSKQIDTVVLPFRETFAAIFFVSLGTLLDVRTFLEAPVLLSTGLVAMIALKTGAAALALRATGLSWQAAFGMGLGLSQLGEFSFLVVSAGVGTGLIDEDTYHRMLFVALGTLILTPQLLKIGLRWCHGYADESHDRVRFGEDLTELPRALIVGIGPIGKAVASQLETSGVDTVLLDQSPINVYPFAQIGFSTVAGDARDPRILRDAKIEDRTLVVICVPDDAVAQQVVRSVRSLNQSASVLVRCRYQSNSQALQSAGADEVVSEETEASGKLLGLCRDLLMRESEHHEQDESL encoded by the coding sequence TTGCATTTCGACGAACTCATCCATGACCTGCTTGTCATCGTGACCGCAGGATTTTTGGCCGGCTCGGTCTGCCGACGGCTAAATATCTCGATGTTGATCGGCTATTTAATCGCCGGTGCGGTCATTGGTCACGGCGGACTGGGATTCGTTGCCGAGGAAGGCGACGAGTTGGCGCACATTGCCGAAGCCGGCGCGCTGCTGCTGCTGTTCGCCGTCGGAATCGAATTCTCGTTAGAAGAATTAAAACGGCTCAGCCGCTTCTTCCTGATCGGTGGGCCAACGCAGATGATCGCCGTAGCGGCCCCTCTGATCCTGGTGGGGCGGTTTTACGGCTTGCCGTGGAACGCGGCGATTCTGGCCGGAAGTGCCGGTGCTCTCAGTTCGACAGTACTCGTCTTCAAAGCGTTGACCGAACTTGGCCAAACACCGACGCCGCATGGCCGGCGGGCGATCGGGGTGCTGCTATTTCAGGATGTCGCGCTGGTTCCGCTGATGCTGTTGATCCCATTGTTGACCGGCGGTGACGACGGACCGTCGGCCGACCAGTACGGGCGATTATTGGCAGAGTCGGTCATATTTGTGGCTGCCATCGCGGTTCTACGCTGGCTCTTCGCGTCGTTCATGGTGCCGTGGCTGATCCGAATGCGGAGCGTCGAGCTTGTGGTGCTGTTCACGCTGACGCTGTTGGGAGGGATTTGCGTCGGATCGGAATGGATCGGCATTCCCGCCGCCGTCGGTGCTCTGGCTGCCGGGCTTGTGATGAGCGGAAATCGACTCAGCAAACAAATCGATACCGTGGTTCTACCGTTCCGTGAAACGTTCGCCGCGATCTTCTTCGTTTCACTCGGCACGTTGCTCGATGTCCGCACGTTTCTGGAGGCGCCGGTCCTGCTCAGTACCGGCCTCGTCGCGATGATCGCCTTGAAGACCGGCGCCGCCGCTCTCGCCTTGCGCGCAACGGGCCTCAGTTGGCAGGCTGCGTTCGGTATGGGACTAGGGCTGTCACAATTAGGCGAATTCTCTTTTCTGGTGGTTTCCGCCGGCGTCGGCACGGGACTGATCGATGAGGACACGTACCATCGCATGTTGTTCGTCGCGCTCGGAACGCTCATCCTCACCCCTCAATTGCTAAAGATCGGATTGCGTTGGTGCCACGGGTATGCCGATGAATCGCACGACCGCGTTCGATTCGGCGAGGACTTAACGGAACTTCCGCGAGCCTTGATCGTCGGGATCGGCCCGATCGGCAAGGCCGTCGCGTCCCAGCTTGAGACGTCGGGCGTCGACACCGTGCTCCTCGACCAAAGCCCAATCAATGTCTATCCCTTTGCGCAAATCGGGTTTTCCACCGTGGCGGGAGACGCCCGCGATCCGAGAATATTAAGAGACGCAAAAATTGAAGATCGAACTCTAGTTGTCATCTGCGTGCCGGACGACGCGGTTGCACAACAAGTCGTTCGGTCGGTGCGGTCGCTGAACCAATCGGCCTCGGTCTTGGTCCGCTGCCGCTATCAAAGCAACTCGCAAGCACTTCAAAGTGCGGGCGCCGATGAAGTCGTTAGCGAAGAAACGGAAGCGTCGGGCAAACTGTTGGGCCTCTGCCGCGACCTATTAATGCGAGAAAGTGAACACCATGAGCAAGATGAAAGTCTTTAA